The genomic window ACGGCTGAAATATCTAAAGTATTACGTGTTGCTCTTTCATAAGTACGAATACCACGCTCACATAAAATTATGTTCCCGTTACCTTGAGCAATAATATATTCTGCTGCATTAATAAACTCGTCAATGGTTGCTGCTAGGCCACGCTTTAACAAGACAGGCTTATTAACAGCCCCAGCCGCCTTAAGCAGTTCAAAGTTTTGCATGTTGCGTGCTCCGATTTGGATAACATCAATATAATCAACAGCAACTTCAATGTCAGCAGGATTTACTATTTCACTAATCACAGCTAGGTCATATTCTTTTGCTACTTGTTTCAATATTTTTAAACCTTCTAAACCTAATCCTTGGAAGTCATACGGAGATGTACGCGGCTTAAATGCGCCTCCACGTAACAACTTAATGCCCTGTGCCTTTACTGCCTTCGCTACTTCAGCAACCTGTTCATAGCTCTCTACCGCACAAGGTCCCATCACAAAATGAGGCTTGCCATCCCCAATTAATTCCCCTTTAATGTTTACAATAGTGTCATCTGGTTTTTTCTTACGTGAAACCAATAATGCTTTGCGATGGTCATCCTTCTGAAGTTCTAAGCCAGCCTTAAAGATTTCTTTAAAAATATGAAGTAACGTTGAATTTTCAAACGGTCCTTCATTATTTTCAAGTATTAAATCAAGCATCTCACGTTCACGAACTGGATCGAAACGGCTCGTACCTTGTGTTTCTTTAATATGACCGATGTCTTGAACTAACTTAGCACGCTCACTAA from Bacillus sp. HMF5848 includes these protein-coding regions:
- a CDS encoding bifunctional 3-deoxy-7-phosphoheptulonate synthase/chorismate mutase; protein product: MSNAELDALRQQVDDINIQLLRLISERAKLVQDIGHIKETQGTSRFDPVREREMLDLILENNEGPFENSTLLHIFKEIFKAGLELQKDDHRKALLVSRKKKPDDTIVNIKGELIGDGKPHFVMGPCAVESYEQVAEVAKAVKAQGIKLLRGGAFKPRTSPYDFQGLGLEGLKILKQVAKEYDLAVISEIVNPADIEVAVDYIDVIQIGARNMQNFELLKAAGAVNKPVLLKRGLAATIDEFINAAEYIIAQGNGNIILCERGIRTYERATRNTLDISAVPILKKETHLPVMVDVTHSTGRRDLLLPTAKAALAIGADGVMAEVHPDPAVALSDSAQQMNIEQFNEFMTNLKQMASSLQYR